The Myxococcota bacterium genome has a segment encoding these proteins:
- a CDS encoding nuclear transport factor 2 family protein, whose protein sequence is MELPGAEAMVRELWSREQIRQVKWRNLRCLDLKRWDEMAETYHPDCTTSWLDGRLVLEGRDAIMAFLAKTPFAKPANPVVTVHAAECIEIEFVSETHARSTSRLYNPMWNPELDLSHRLLAFYHDEFRVHEGRWLISHTGHEYVLDETFLWKDVPSHETHYSHPFRGRAPAAR, encoded by the coding sequence ATGGAGCTTCCGGGAGCCGAGGCGATGGTGCGCGAGCTGTGGTCGCGCGAGCAGATCCGGCAGGTGAAGTGGCGCAACCTCCGCTGCCTCGACCTCAAGCGCTGGGACGAGATGGCGGAGACCTATCATCCGGACTGCACGACGAGCTGGCTCGACGGGCGGCTCGTGCTCGAGGGCCGCGACGCGATCATGGCCTTCCTCGCGAAGACCCCGTTCGCGAAGCCCGCGAACCCGGTGGTCACCGTGCACGCGGCCGAGTGCATCGAGATCGAGTTCGTGAGCGAGACGCACGCGCGCTCGACGTCGCGTCTCTACAACCCCATGTGGAACCCCGAGCTCGACCTCTCGCACCGGTTGCTCGCGTTCTACCACGACGAGTTCCGCGTGCACGAAGGACGCTGGCTCATCTCCCACACGGGCCACGAGTACGTGCTCGACGAGACGTTCCTGTGGAAGGACGTGCCGAGCCACGAGACGCACTACAGCCATCCGTTCCGAGGGCGCGCGCCCGCGGCACGGTGA